One genomic window of Halolamina sediminis includes the following:
- a CDS encoding TetR/AcrR family transcriptional regulator: MADDPATEILDATYRALCEHGYANLTLQDIAAEADASKSSIHYHYDSKDQLFVTFLDDLYERFTDRVDSPEGNTPNEQLEELLQVLLTTDAEPPLREFRTAMLELKAQAPYNSTLQERLTDFDEFLIEQLREILAAGMDDGEFDDDIEPARDAEFLATTITGAQTRHVTINQSSDQLYDTMTKYIERHLLADEQPEAGR, translated from the coding sequence ATGGCAGACGACCCAGCCACCGAGATCCTGGACGCCACGTACCGTGCCCTCTGCGAGCATGGGTACGCGAATCTTACACTCCAGGATATCGCTGCCGAAGCAGACGCCAGCAAGTCGTCCATCCACTACCACTACGATTCAAAAGACCAGTTGTTCGTCACCTTCCTCGACGACCTGTACGAGCGATTTACCGACCGAGTGGACTCTCCCGAGGGAAATACGCCCAACGAACAGCTTGAAGAGCTCCTTCAGGTTCTACTGACTACCGACGCTGAGCCGCCTCTGAGAGAGTTCCGAACCGCAATGCTCGAACTGAAGGCGCAGGCCCCGTACAATTCGACTCTACAGGAACGTCTCACCGACTTCGATGAGTTCCTGATCGAACAATTGCGAGAAATACTCGCGGCTGGCATGGACGACGGTGAGTTCGACGACGACATCGAGCCAGCCCGCGACGCAGAATTCCTCGCAACGACAATCACCGGCGCACAGACTCGCCATGTCACAATCAACCAGTCCTCTGACCAACTCTACGATACGATGACCAAATACATCGAGCGACATCTACTCGCCGACGAGCAACCGGAGGCTGGACGGTAA
- a CDS encoding MATE family efflux transporter, translating into MGLFSRIGSLFKGPEEFDLTSGGIAKPLFFLSMPIVVTNLFQTAYNLADTFWLGQYSTDALAAISFAFPMVFLLISLGMGISVAGSVLVAQFTGADEEREAEYAASQTVTFAVIASVILGAIGYFAIEDFLAVMGASQDVLPLATSYMEVISLGLLFMFGFAVFIALMRGYGDTITPMLVMFGSVVLNIVIDPFLIFGFENNPVFGIFGLGSLESTLFAVTGYTGSGITGAALATVFSRGLALVVGLAVMFRGTRGVQIHIRDMVPNLSYLRRLVRIGLPASIEGMGRALSMNLLLFIVALFPDAVVAAYGIGTRVFSVIFLPAIAVARGVETMTGQNMGADKPDRVEKAAGLASKVLFTVLTVAGVVVFFVAAPIADVFTTDPEVVDIAAQFLRYVALTFGFIGIMRAYTGSFRGAGKTLTAAAISVLMLGIIRFPIAWIASGPLGERGIWLSFAISNVVGAIIAYVWYRRGTWRESDLTESKVDLDETSVETAAGDD; encoded by the coding sequence ATGGGGTTGTTCAGCCGTATTGGTTCGCTGTTCAAGGGCCCAGAAGAGTTCGACCTCACATCGGGTGGCATCGCGAAACCACTGTTTTTTCTCTCGATGCCGATCGTCGTCACGAACCTCTTCCAGACCGCGTACAATCTGGCGGACACGTTTTGGCTGGGCCAGTACAGCACCGATGCACTAGCGGCGATCAGTTTTGCGTTCCCGATGGTGTTCCTGCTTATCTCACTGGGAATGGGGATTTCAGTCGCAGGAAGCGTCCTCGTCGCCCAGTTCACGGGCGCTGACGAGGAGCGGGAAGCCGAGTACGCGGCGTCTCAAACCGTGACCTTCGCAGTCATCGCGTCGGTGATTCTCGGCGCCATCGGATACTTCGCCATCGAAGACTTCCTCGCAGTAATGGGCGCGTCACAGGACGTCCTGCCGCTAGCGACGAGTTACATGGAGGTCATCTCACTGGGGCTGCTGTTTATGTTCGGTTTCGCGGTGTTCATCGCGTTAATGCGAGGGTACGGTGATACCATCACCCCGATGCTGGTGATGTTCGGGTCGGTCGTCCTGAATATCGTCATCGACCCATTCCTAATCTTCGGGTTCGAGAACAACCCCGTTTTCGGGATATTCGGGCTTGGTAGTCTCGAATCCACGCTATTCGCCGTAACCGGCTACACGGGTTCCGGTATTACTGGTGCGGCACTTGCAACTGTCTTTTCCCGCGGGCTCGCGCTGGTCGTCGGCCTTGCAGTCATGTTCCGAGGGACACGCGGCGTCCAGATCCACATCCGTGATATGGTTCCGAACCTCTCCTATCTGCGACGCCTCGTCCGGATCGGGTTACCTGCTTCGATCGAGGGGATGGGCCGAGCGCTGTCGATGAACCTGCTGCTGTTCATTGTCGCGTTGTTCCCGGACGCGGTCGTCGCTGCTTACGGTATCGGCACGCGGGTCTTCTCGGTTATTTTCCTCCCCGCCATCGCGGTTGCTCGGGGAGTGGAGACAATGACCGGCCAAAATATGGGTGCGGACAAGCCGGACCGTGTCGAAAAAGCGGCGGGGCTGGCGTCGAAAGTGCTCTTCACCGTCCTCACGGTCGCGGGGGTCGTTGTCTTCTTCGTCGCGGCACCCATCGCCGACGTGTTCACGACCGACCCCGAGGTCGTCGATATCGCCGCTCAGTTCCTTCGCTACGTCGCGTTGACCTTCGGGTTCATCGGGATTATGCGAGCCTATACGGGCAGTTTCCGCGGTGCCGGCAAGACGCTCACCGCGGCGGCGATCTCCGTGCTGATGCTCGGGATTATCCGGTTCCCGATTGCATGGATCGCCTCTGGACCACTCGGTGAGCGCGGAATCTGGCTGTCGTTCGCGATTTCGAACGTCGTTGGAGCGATCATCGCCTATGTATGGTACCGGCGCGGCACGTGGCGCGAGAGTGACTTGACCGAATCCAAAGTCGACCTCGACGAGACCAGTGTCGAGACAGCAGCAGGTGATGACTGA
- a CDS encoding polyprenyl synthetase: MTDTEPVHPSQIERHFEQVLSTGDEANLPLVHDVLDDSPDRWYGQLVVTVYDSLSDHQDREDVLSYAAAVELLRGYVRLRNRLLLTLTDKHAHSLTLDPTAALLAGDYLYTAAFSSLRSRPDSSSSDCFEILTTILETVTEAFARTYTAAGSTDHDQAKFLDDTAGSLGEGAAALGAALAGVDEPVRRHCERLGRGLSTARQINYVLDTNPTEAMIVPPTFDESQFRRYAEQRQDDAAQALDTLSETVNVTRLQAFADVTVTGHD, encoded by the coding sequence ATGACTGACACAGAGCCTGTCCACCCCTCACAGATCGAGCGCCACTTTGAACAGGTGCTCAGCACCGGGGACGAGGCCAATCTCCCGCTCGTTCACGATGTACTTGACGATAGCCCCGACAGATGGTACGGACAGTTGGTGGTGACCGTATACGATTCATTGTCAGACCACCAGGACCGTGAGGATGTCCTTTCTTACGCCGCCGCGGTCGAATTACTCCGGGGATACGTTCGTCTCCGAAATCGGCTACTCCTCACTCTCACTGATAAACACGCGCATTCGCTTACGCTGGATCCGACAGCAGCACTGCTGGCCGGGGATTACCTGTATACAGCGGCATTTTCGTCACTCCGTTCAAGACCCGACTCTTCGTCGAGCGACTGTTTCGAGATACTGACAACAATCCTCGAAACCGTCACGGAGGCATTTGCGCGCACCTACACCGCGGCCGGATCCACAGATCACGACCAAGCGAAATTTCTCGATGACACTGCGGGGAGTCTCGGTGAAGGTGCGGCGGCCCTTGGAGCGGCGCTGGCTGGTGTCGACGAACCGGTTCGCCGACACTGCGAACGACTCGGTCGCGGGCTCAGTACCGCCCGACAGATCAACTACGTGCTCGATACGAATCCAACTGAGGCGATGATTGTCCCGCCCACGTTCGACGAGTCACAATTTCGTAGGTATGCAGAACAGCGGCAAGATGACGCTGCTCAGGCTCTCGACACCCTGTCAGAGACTGTCAACGTAACGCGTCTGCAAGCGTTCGCCGATGTGACTGTAACGGGACACGACTAA
- the aroA gene encoding 3-phosphoshikimate 1-carboxyvinyltransferase has translation MKKHVSRSRVAGRCRAPPSKSYTHRAILAAGYADEATVENPLVSADTRATMRAVSAFGGTVDRSRLDAGTLTVEGFDGRPAVPNDVINCENSGTTTRLVTAAAALADGLTVLTGDDSLRSRPHGPLLDAIGDLGARAESTRRNGQAPLVVGDSLSGGTVSMPGDVSSQFITALLMAGAVTDGGIEIDLETELKSAPYVEITLEVLDAFGVDAEHTDSGFHVPGGQQYAPSGGSYAVPGDFSSISYLAAAGAVAADGGESPDGDEGVVVDGAQPSAQGDTAIVEILDRMGAAIDWDRDAGELHAAGGDLSGIEVDVGYTPDLLPTIAAVGAVADGETRIVNCEHVRLKETDRVSAMAEELRKLGAEVTEEQDTLTVHGGQSELVGTEVDGRGDHRIAMALAVAGLVAEGTTTIAGAEHVDVSFPDFWLVLDELGGNVTDA, from the coding sequence ATGAAGAAACACGTCTCACGATCCCGAGTCGCCGGCCGCTGTCGCGCGCCGCCGTCGAAAAGCTACACCCACCGTGCGATCCTCGCCGCAGGCTACGCCGACGAGGCGACCGTCGAGAACCCGCTCGTCAGCGCCGATACCCGGGCGACGATGCGCGCCGTCTCGGCGTTCGGCGGCACGGTCGACCGCTCGCGACTCGACGCCGGCACGCTCACGGTCGAGGGATTCGACGGCCGTCCCGCCGTCCCCAACGACGTAATAAACTGCGAGAACTCCGGGACCACGACCCGATTGGTCACGGCGGCGGCTGCCCTCGCCGACGGACTGACGGTACTCACGGGCGACGACTCGCTTCGCTCCCGCCCCCACGGCCCGCTGCTCGACGCGATCGGGGACCTCGGCGCACGCGCCGAGAGCACCCGACGGAACGGGCAGGCACCGCTCGTCGTCGGTGACTCACTCTCGGGCGGGACCGTCTCGATGCCCGGCGACGTCTCCTCACAGTTCATCACCGCGCTGCTGATGGCCGGCGCCGTCACCGACGGAGGGATCGAGATCGACCTCGAGACCGAGCTCAAGTCGGCGCCGTACGTCGAGATCACGCTCGAGGTGCTCGACGCGTTCGGGGTCGACGCCGAGCACACCGACTCAGGGTTCCACGTCCCCGGCGGACAACAGTACGCCCCTTCGGGGGGGAGCTACGCGGTGCCGGGGGACTTCTCCTCGATCTCCTACCTCGCCGCCGCGGGCGCGGTCGCCGCAGACGGGGGTGAAAGCCCGGATGGGGACGAGGGTGTCGTCGTCGATGGGGCCCAGCCGAGCGCGCAGGGCGACACCGCGATCGTCGAAATCCTCGACCGGATGGGCGCCGCGATCGACTGGGACCGCGATGCCGGCGAACTCCACGCCGCGGGCGGCGACCTCTCCGGGATCGAGGTCGACGTGGGCTACACGCCGGACCTGCTCCCCACGATCGCCGCGGTCGGCGCCGTCGCCGACGGCGAGACGCGGATCGTGAACTGCGAGCACGTCCGGCTGAAGGAGACCGACCGCGTGAGTGCGATGGCCGAGGAGCTCAGAAAACTCGGCGCCGAAGTGACCGAGGAGCAGGACACGCTCACGGTCCACGGCGGCCAGTCGGAGCTCGTCGGCACGGAAGTCGACGGCCGCGGCGACCACCGGATCGCGATGGCGCTGGCGGTCGCCGGCCTCGTTGCCGAGGGGACAACCACGATCGCGGGCGCCGAACACGTCGACGTGTCGTTCCCCGACTTCTGGCTCGTACTCGACGAGCTCGGCGGGAACGTTACTGACGCCTGA
- a CDS encoding Zn-dependent hydrolase, which yields MEIDADRLRRDIERNAEHGEIEVDEGRGRTVLTGTDANRAAREMLVDRMEAVGLDVTVDAVGNIAGTWTPESADPDAAPVAAGSHVDSVPEGGIFDGPLGVYAALEVVRAMQDAGVEPSRPLVVVSFAEEEGQRFADGLLGSSVAVGERSVEEALAIEDGEGISLEESLERIGFRGEGRLDASDWAPWYELHVEQDTQLERENVSVGVVTTITGITHCEAEIVGEANHAGATAMDDRTDALAAASEVVLDVEAAANDVVESESESAVGTVGSLSVSPNATNVVPGSVELGIDVRDVEYQSMQTIVEATRSSLAIVEADRGVETSFSRPFDLEPTPMSESLRAAAHRAGEAAGIRTMDLHSGAAHDTMHVADVTDAALLFAPSRGGISHNPREWTDWDDCASAAQVLAGAMAESAGADAARE from the coding sequence ATGGAGATCGACGCCGACCGCCTGCGGAGAGATATCGAACGTAACGCGGAGCACGGGGAGATCGAGGTCGACGAGGGGCGCGGCCGGACGGTCCTCACCGGAACCGACGCCAACCGCGCCGCTCGTGAGATGTTGGTCGATCGGATGGAAGCAGTCGGACTGGACGTGACCGTCGACGCCGTCGGAAACATCGCGGGAACGTGGACGCCCGAATCCGCCGACCCCGACGCCGCACCCGTCGCGGCGGGGAGCCACGTCGACTCCGTTCCGGAGGGCGGCATCTTCGACGGCCCGCTGGGAGTGTACGCGGCGCTGGAGGTAGTCCGGGCGATGCAGGACGCCGGCGTCGAGCCGTCGCGGCCGCTGGTCGTGGTCTCCTTCGCCGAGGAGGAGGGCCAGCGCTTCGCCGACGGCTTACTGGGTTCGTCGGTCGCCGTCGGCGAGCGAAGCGTCGAGGAAGCGCTCGCGATCGAGGACGGAGAGGGAATCAGCCTCGAGGAGTCCCTCGAACGGATCGGCTTCCGCGGCGAGGGTCGGCTCGATGCCAGCGACTGGGCGCCGTGGTACGAGCTCCACGTCGAACAGGACACCCAACTGGAACGCGAGAACGTCTCGGTCGGCGTGGTGACCACGATAACCGGGATCACCCACTGCGAGGCCGAGATCGTCGGGGAAGCGAACCACGCCGGCGCGACGGCCATGGACGACCGGACCGATGCGCTCGCCGCCGCGTCGGAGGTGGTGCTGGACGTGGAAGCTGCCGCCAACGACGTGGTTGAGTCCGAAAGCGAGTCCGCGGTCGGCACCGTGGGCTCGCTCTCCGTGTCGCCGAACGCGACCAACGTCGTCCCCGGGAGCGTCGAACTCGGGATCGACGTTCGGGACGTGGAGTACCAGTCGATGCAGACGATCGTCGAGGCCACGCGATCCAGCCTCGCGATCGTCGAAGCCGACCGCGGCGTCGAGACCTCGTTCTCGCGACCGTTCGACCTCGAACCGACCCCGATGAGCGAGTCGCTCCGCGCGGCGGCTCACCGCGCGGGCGAGGCGGCCGGGATCCGGACGATGGACCTCCACTCCGGCGCCGCACACGACACGATGCACGTCGCCGACGTGACCGACGCCGCGCTGCTGTTCGCCCCATCGCGGGGCGGCATCAGTCACAACCCGCGGGAGTGGACGGACTGGGACGACTGTGCCAGCGCAGCGCAGGTGCTGGCCGGGGCGATGGCGGAGTCGGCCGGCGCCGACGCCGCCAGGGAGTAG
- a CDS encoding TetR/AcrR family transcriptional regulator — MADPPDRTSSDPDEEIMRATYRALRDHGYADLTIKRIAEEYGKSTAAVHYHYDTKDDLLVAFLDYVLDQFGETIHEVQTTAPEQRLELLLDKLLVAPEDHHDLLIAMLEMRSQAPYKEAFADRFQQNDEYVQYLLRTVIDHGISEDTFTDVDSEHVARALMTIVDGGRTRAVVLDETETLATARRTADEYVNAVLRADTGGSGDP; from the coding sequence ATGGCCGACCCGCCGGATCGGACTTCGTCAGATCCTGACGAGGAGATTATGCGTGCGACCTATCGTGCGCTTCGCGACCACGGATACGCAGATCTCACGATCAAACGTATTGCCGAGGAGTACGGGAAATCGACCGCTGCCGTTCATTACCACTACGACACAAAAGATGATCTCCTCGTCGCGTTTCTGGACTATGTCCTTGACCAATTCGGCGAGACGATCCATGAGGTTCAGACAACAGCTCCCGAACAGCGATTGGAACTTCTACTCGACAAGCTGCTCGTTGCTCCGGAGGACCACCACGACTTGTTGATCGCAATGCTGGAGATGCGGAGTCAAGCGCCGTACAAGGAAGCGTTCGCCGACCGATTCCAGCAGAACGACGAGTACGTCCAGTACCTGCTCAGGACCGTGATTGATCACGGCATCAGTGAAGACACATTCACTGACGTGGACTCCGAACACGTAGCACGGGCACTTATGACCATCGTCGACGGGGGGCGCACTCGAGCAGTCGTTCTGGACGAGACTGAAACCCTCGCAACGGCCAGACGAACCGCGGACGAATACGTGAACGCCGTCCTCAGAGCTGACACAGGCGGAAGCGGAGATCCATAG
- a CDS encoding DEAD/DEAH box helicase, translated as MENAGVDAFTRLGPAVREALSERGFSTPTEPQRRAIPPLAAGENALVIAPTGTGKTETAMLPVLDRIASAEERHGISALYITPLRALNRDMLDRLEWWGETLGLEVDVRHGDTTDYQRSKQADDPPDVLITTPETVQAMLTGEKLRKVLSDVEHLIVDEVHELAASKRGAQLTIAMERVRELSGPFQRIGLSATVGDPDEVAKFLTGAVQGEHRTQRDYRIVEVDAGSKIDIDVVRPEITESDRKLAGELATEPEIASHVRFVRDVVAENESTLVFVNTRQTAEALGSRFKSLDAPIGIHHGSLSKDARIEVEEAFKAGEIDGLVCTSSMELGIDVGRVDHVVQYGSPREVARLLQRVGRAGHRRDQVSNGTVVVADPDDASEAMAIARRAVAGEVEPAGIHEGSLDVLANQIVGLLMDEGEIDAREAYERITRAYPFRDLPESTFREVVRELSSNRLLWLEEDHDRIESSGGTWQYYYANLSMIPDEEKYEVYDVSSRRGIGSLDERFVVNFAEPGSVFVQRGEMWRVDRVDDEEERVEVSPVQDPGGEVPTWVGSEIPVPAAVANEVGEHREVAAQQFEAGGRLSAVASEFTNRYPVDAGTAETALEPVERQVDAGAPVPTAERLVLESQGRTVVLNSPYGHQVNETLGKLCSALVGQRTGSSVGMEVDPYRVEFEVPSGVGIAAFDEVLRETDPSHVEAIIELALKNSDALKFTLSHVAAKFGALKRYQGQGRFGADRLLAALEDTPIYEEALRQVFHEDLSLEETKDLLDAIQSDDGDVDLTTARERTPIGAGGRSTGGEFLVPDDADASVIQTVRDRLEGDRVLLFCVHCKDWNRRQEVGKIREPIECPKCGSTRIAALNPWADEVVKATRAEEKDGEQDRMTRKAFKSANLVQEHGMKAVRALAARGVGPQTAARIIAKFREDEADFYRDILEQERQYARTKNFW; from the coding sequence ATGGAGAACGCCGGCGTCGACGCGTTCACCCGCCTCGGTCCGGCGGTTCGGGAGGCCCTCTCCGAACGGGGGTTCTCGACGCCGACGGAGCCACAGCGGCGGGCGATCCCCCCGCTCGCCGCGGGGGAGAACGCGCTCGTGATCGCGCCTACCGGGACTGGCAAGACCGAGACCGCGATGCTCCCGGTGCTCGATCGGATCGCGTCCGCCGAGGAGCGCCACGGCATCTCGGCGCTGTACATCACCCCGCTCCGGGCGCTGAACCGCGACATGCTCGACCGGCTGGAGTGGTGGGGCGAGACGCTCGGCCTGGAAGTCGACGTCCGCCACGGTGACACGACCGACTACCAGCGCAGCAAGCAGGCGGACGACCCGCCGGACGTGCTGATCACCACCCCCGAGACGGTGCAGGCGATGCTGACCGGCGAGAAGCTCCGGAAGGTGTTGTCGGACGTCGAACACCTGATCGTCGACGAGGTCCACGAACTCGCGGCCTCGAAGCGCGGTGCACAGTTGACGATCGCGATGGAGCGCGTGCGGGAGCTCTCCGGGCCGTTCCAGCGGATCGGCCTCTCGGCGACCGTCGGCGACCCCGACGAGGTCGCAAAGTTCCTCACCGGTGCCGTACAGGGCGAACACCGCACCCAACGGGACTACCGGATCGTCGAGGTCGACGCCGGGTCGAAGATCGACATCGACGTCGTTCGGCCGGAGATCACCGAGTCCGACCGGAAGCTGGCAGGCGAGCTCGCGACCGAGCCCGAGATCGCCAGCCACGTCCGGTTCGTCCGGGACGTGGTCGCCGAGAACGAGTCGACGCTCGTGTTCGTCAACACACGTCAGACCGCCGAGGCGCTGGGCTCGCGGTTCAAGAGCCTCGACGCGCCGATCGGTATCCACCACGGCTCGCTCTCGAAGGACGCCCGGATCGAGGTCGAGGAGGCGTTCAAGGCCGGCGAGATCGACGGGCTCGTCTGTACGTCGTCGATGGAACTGGGGATCGACGTGGGGCGGGTCGATCACGTCGTGCAGTACGGCTCCCCGCGAGAGGTCGCACGGCTGCTCCAGCGCGTGGGTCGCGCGGGCCACCGCCGGGACCAGGTTTCGAACGGCACGGTCGTGGTCGCCGACCCCGACGACGCCAGCGAGGCGATGGCGATCGCCCGCCGCGCCGTCGCCGGCGAAGTCGAACCGGCTGGCATCCACGAAGGCAGCCTCGACGTGCTCGCGAACCAGATCGTCGGCCTGTTGATGGACGAGGGGGAGATCGACGCCCGCGAGGCGTACGAGCGGATCACCCGCGCCTACCCGTTCCGCGACCTCCCCGAATCGACGTTCCGCGAGGTGGTCCGGGAGCTCTCCTCGAACCGGCTGCTCTGGCTGGAGGAGGACCACGACCGCATCGAGAGCTCCGGCGGGACGTGGCAGTACTACTACGCGAACCTCTCGATGATCCCCGACGAGGAGAAGTACGAAGTGTACGACGTCTCCTCCCGTCGCGGGATCGGGAGCTTGGACGAGCGGTTCGTCGTCAACTTCGCCGAACCAGGATCGGTGTTCGTTCAGCGCGGCGAGATGTGGCGCGTCGACCGCGTCGACGACGAGGAGGAGCGCGTCGAAGTCTCGCCCGTGCAGGACCCCGGCGGCGAAGTCCCGACGTGGGTCGGCTCGGAGATCCCCGTGCCCGCGGCCGTCGCGAACGAGGTCGGCGAGCACCGCGAGGTGGCGGCCCAGCAGTTCGAGGCTGGCGGGAGGCTCTCGGCGGTCGCGTCGGAGTTCACTAACCGCTACCCGGTCGACGCCGGGACGGCAGAGACTGCGCTGGAACCGGTCGAACGACAGGTCGACGCCGGCGCGCCGGTACCCACCGCGGAGCGACTGGTTCTCGAGTCGCAGGGTCGGACGGTCGTGCTCAACAGCCCGTACGGCCACCAGGTGAACGAGACGCTCGGGAAGCTCTGTTCGGCGCTAGTCGGACAGCGGACGGGCTCCTCGGTCGGGATGGAGGTCGACCCATACCGTGTCGAGTTCGAGGTTCCCAGCGGCGTGGGCATCGCGGCCTTCGACGAGGTGCTACGGGAGACTGATCCGAGCCACGTCGAGGCGATCATCGAACTCGCGCTCAAGAACTCCGACGCGCTGAAGTTCACGCTCAGCCACGTCGCCGCGAAGTTCGGCGCGCTCAAGCGCTATCAGGGGCAGGGTCGCTTCGGTGCGGACCGGCTGCTCGCCGCGCTGGAGGACACGCCCATCTACGAGGAGGCGCTCCGACAGGTGTTCCACGAGGATCTGTCCCTCGAAGAGACGAAAGACCTGCTGGACGCGATTCAGTCCGACGACGGCGACGTCGACCTGACGACCGCCCGCGAGCGGACGCCCATCGGCGCTGGCGGGCGCTCGACCGGCGGGGAGTTCCTCGTCCCCGACGACGCCGACGCCAGCGTAATCCAGACTGTCCGCGACCGGCTGGAGGGAGACCGCGTGCTGCTGTTCTGCGTCCACTGCAAGGACTGGAACCGCCGGCAGGAGGTGGGGAAGATTCGCGAGCCGATCGAGTGTCCGAAGTGTGGTTCGACCCGGATCGCGGCACTCAATCCGTGGGCCGACGAGGTCGTGAAGGCGACCCGAGCCGAGGAGAAAGACGGCGAGCAGGACCGCATGACGCGGAAGGCGTTCAAGTCCGCCAACCTCGTGCAGGAGCACGGGATGAAGGCGGTTCGAGCCTTGGCCGCTCGCGGAGTCGGCCCGCAGACGGCGGCGCGGATCATCGCGAAGTTCCGCGAGGACGAGGCCGACTTCTACCGGGATATCCTGGAGCAGGAGCGGCAGTACGCACGGACCAAGAACTTCTGGTGA
- a CDS encoding transcription initiation factor IIB family protein has protein sequence MTTKFEGAVLENLASIQQALNLEANIQQYGELLVSELTTRELQIRFPARTAAACYLIACRLQEVPIRVTRIAETSTATKSEILNEMQRVSDALDLGIPNDDPTVILEEACEDLSLSADIQARAQQVAQLGVEAGVTSGVSPYSYAAAVLYIASSAAEPDLSQADIAEQFGVSTASLRERRDDLLEATGSHLFELQYPTAPPEATWLVDNLLSYARTAQWAKGKRHMGVLAGAWLYAVNRHHVDANVAELADITGVSKSTIRARYRDLIEHVGTADTGLDSRDSV, from the coding sequence ATGACCACGAAATTTGAAGGCGCCGTCCTCGAAAACTTAGCGTCAATCCAACAGGCCCTCAATCTGGAAGCGAACATTCAGCAGTATGGTGAACTACTGGTTTCAGAACTCACGACACGAGAACTGCAGATCCGATTCCCAGCCCGTACTGCCGCAGCATGCTACCTCATTGCGTGCCGCTTGCAAGAGGTTCCGATTCGTGTGACCAGAATTGCTGAAACCTCTACTGCTACTAAATCAGAAATCCTCAATGAAATGCAACGGGTCTCAGACGCATTGGATCTCGGGATCCCGAATGACGATCCAACTGTGATCCTCGAAGAGGCGTGTGAGGACCTTTCGCTCTCCGCCGACATCCAAGCTCGCGCACAACAGGTAGCACAATTGGGTGTCGAAGCCGGAGTCACCAGTGGCGTCTCCCCATATTCGTATGCAGCAGCTGTGCTCTACATCGCTAGTTCAGCTGCCGAACCCGACCTCTCTCAGGCTGACATCGCCGAACAATTCGGCGTATCTACAGCCTCCCTCCGAGAGAGACGTGACGACTTGCTCGAAGCAACCGGGAGCCACCTATTCGAACTTCAATATCCGACAGCACCGCCCGAAGCCACATGGTTGGTTGACAACCTACTCTCCTACGCACGGACTGCACAATGGGCAAAGGGCAAGCGTCATATGGGTGTTCTCGCTGGAGCGTGGTTGTACGCAGTGAACAGGCATCATGTCGATGCCAACGTGGCGGAACTCGCAGATATAACCGGTGTGAGTAAGTCGACCATTCGTGCCCGCTATCGAGATCTCATCGAGCACGTTGGAACTGCTGATACCGGCCTAGATAGTAGGGATAGTGTTTGA
- a CDS encoding CBS domain-containing protein, producing MYTIADLPIENTLQTVKYDLGLESALRQMFENSYTQIGVERDGELVGIVTYRSVVRTLLAFQRLEVGHKTLDKISVGAAVEDAHTISEDENLLAVFNALAEYTYIVVDRDDEWRILTDYDLLTRLKQMLEPFLLIESIEMQLREIFTRVFGDALSEQLAETFDEEHPLPTPASIEHCSYAHYAQFISIHWGEFESLFDDQQDVIRELVLEIGDMRNQLFHFRVDDPDEFDRDLLRFGQSYFSSV from the coding sequence ATGTACACAATCGCTGACCTGCCCATCGAGAACACCCTCCAGACTGTCAAATACGACCTCGGGCTCGAATCGGCTCTCCGTCAGATGTTCGAGAACAGCTACACCCAGATCGGTGTCGAACGTGACGGTGAGTTAGTCGGGATTGTCACCTACAGGTCCGTGGTCCGGACCCTCCTTGCATTCCAGCGGCTGGAGGTCGGGCACAAAACGCTCGATAAGATCTCGGTCGGAGCGGCCGTCGAAGATGCACACACCATCAGTGAAGACGAGAACCTTCTCGCCGTATTCAATGCACTCGCAGAATACACGTACATCGTGGTCGATCGAGACGACGAGTGGCGGATTCTAACCGACTACGACCTCCTGACACGACTGAAACAGATGCTTGAGCCGTTTCTGTTGATCGAGTCCATCGAGATGCAGTTGCGCGAGATTTTCACGCGAGTGTTCGGTGATGCGCTGTCGGAGCAGCTAGCCGAAACGTTCGACGAGGAACACCCACTACCAACGCCAGCGTCGATCGAGCATTGCAGTTACGCACACTATGCCCAATTCATCTCGATTCATTGGGGGGAATTTGAGTCGCTCTTTGATGATCAACAGGACGTGATCCGCGAGTTAGTGCTTGAAATCGGGGATATGCGAAATCAGCTCTTCCACTTTCGAGTCGACGACCCGGACGAATTTGACCGAGATTTGCTTCGCTTCGGTCAGTCGTACTTTTCCTCCGTGTAA